The following proteins come from a genomic window of Lachnoclostridium phytofermentans ISDg:
- the hypF gene encoding carbamoyltransferase HypF, which produces MDKGKSKIIAYRIKVYGMVQGVGFRPLVYYIAKKHHIKGYVRNVGGYVEIMAVSSAADFLYFITELQMDHGNGSEIVKLDIETLSANVESVNNVSMENESMENVSHTTEAYEDFVIIHSESSEEISILPPDLPVCPNCQRELNDPANKRYHNPFISCVACGPRYTIIEELPYDRDNTTMVDYRLCEDCYEEYTSPDSRRHHAQTISCNDCGPYLILQDNTDLILQDNTDLNKNNKHILKDSLGPIAEDNHRLINQQALHQAAEIIKSGGILAVKGIGGYHFVCSPFKEEAVVNLRRLKGREEKPFAVMFETIDSIREYCNVSEEEEKLLMTKARPIVLLYMHRDVMAPSTNKGSIYCGTFLPYTPLQILLTRDCGPLIMTSGNISGSPIIREDEKMLSLRSPYLQGVLYNTRRIVRSVDDSVAKIIDHKPQLIRRSRGFVPYPVFLPLEEKKASPVIFAAGGDLKAAYCLYKKGAAVVSQYFGDLEEESVLKEYIHSREDVSGLLKMKPTLAVCDMHPNYHSAHYAEALGLPLFKVQHHHAHIASVMAEHGLNDKVIGIAFDGTGYGTDGNIWGGEFLVCEGAQFTRAAHLSYTQVLGGDQSMKDARKTATCYLLKSGLEGYITDERTEVIRAALEHKVNTVLTSSMGRLFDAVASLLDIGQVNRYEGECAANLEREAVLAIRENIKGTELTFAITPKGEIIEVDSDPLLRAICEQKAVTDARALALGFHYAVADMILNVCLRLRERYHTDRIAISGGVFQNSVLTEQTCRLLRENGFTVYYNLAVPPNDGCISLGQTYVGLMQYQDMK; this is translated from the coding sequence ATGGATAAAGGAAAGAGTAAAATAATAGCATATCGAATCAAGGTATATGGAATGGTGCAAGGGGTTGGTTTCCGACCCCTTGTTTATTATATTGCAAAAAAACATCATATAAAGGGCTATGTCAGAAATGTTGGTGGCTATGTGGAAATCATGGCGGTCTCTTCAGCTGCGGATTTTTTGTATTTTATCACCGAGTTGCAGATGGATCATGGAAATGGTAGTGAAATCGTGAAGCTGGATATAGAAACGTTATCCGCGAATGTAGAATCAGTGAATAATGTTTCGATGGAGAATGAATCGATGGAGAATGTATCCCATACTACTGAAGCTTATGAGGATTTTGTCATAATCCATAGTGAGAGCAGTGAGGAGATTTCCATCCTTCCACCGGATCTTCCTGTGTGTCCTAATTGTCAAAGAGAGCTTAATGATCCAGCAAACAAACGATACCATAATCCTTTTATCAGCTGTGTTGCCTGTGGGCCGCGCTATACCATCATAGAAGAATTACCCTATGACAGGGACAATACAACGATGGTGGATTACAGGCTGTGCGAGGACTGTTACGAGGAATACACCTCCCCAGATAGCAGGAGACATCATGCCCAGACCATATCCTGCAATGATTGCGGACCATACCTGATCTTACAGGATAATACAGACCTAATCTTACAGGATAATACAGACCTAAATAAAAATAATAAGCATATTTTGAAAGACAGTCTGGGTCCAATTGCTGAAGATAACCACAGATTAATCAATCAGCAAGCCCTTCATCAAGCGGCTGAAATAATTAAGAGTGGCGGAATTCTTGCTGTAAAGGGCATTGGCGGGTATCATTTTGTGTGCTCACCCTTTAAAGAAGAAGCTGTGGTTAATCTAAGAAGACTGAAAGGCCGGGAAGAAAAGCCTTTTGCCGTGATGTTTGAAACCATAGACAGTATCAGGGAATATTGCAATGTGTCAGAAGAGGAAGAGAAGCTTCTTATGACAAAGGCAAGGCCGATTGTGTTGTTGTATATGCACAGGGATGTGATGGCACCTTCGACAAATAAGGGTAGCATCTATTGCGGTACATTTTTACCTTATACCCCATTGCAGATCTTATTAACAAGAGATTGCGGACCCTTAATTATGACCAGTGGTAATATCTCAGGATCGCCAATTATCCGTGAGGATGAGAAGATGCTTAGTTTACGGTCCCCTTATCTTCAGGGAGTGCTTTATAATACCAGAAGAATTGTGCGCTCCGTGGATGATTCTGTGGCAAAGATCATTGATCATAAGCCGCAGCTGATTCGCCGAAGCCGTGGCTTTGTACCATATCCCGTGTTTCTTCCATTAGAAGAGAAAAAAGCTTCCCCTGTGATTTTTGCCGCCGGCGGGGATTTGAAGGCAGCTTACTGTCTGTATAAAAAAGGCGCGGCAGTGGTATCACAGTATTTTGGTGATCTGGAAGAAGAGAGTGTTCTTAAAGAGTATATCCATTCCAGGGAGGATGTATCAGGATTATTAAAGATGAAGCCTACGTTAGCCGTATGTGATATGCATCCGAACTATCATTCCGCACATTATGCCGAAGCTCTTGGATTGCCACTTTTTAAAGTACAGCATCACCACGCCCATATTGCATCTGTCATGGCTGAGCATGGTTTAAATGACAAGGTAATCGGTATTGCCTTTGACGGTACCGGATATGGAACGGACGGTAACATCTGGGGTGGCGAGTTCCTGGTCTGTGAGGGTGCACAGTTTACTAGGGCGGCACACCTTTCCTATACCCAGGTTCTTGGTGGTGACCAGTCCATGAAGGATGCGAGGAAAACTGCCACTTGTTATCTGTTGAAATCAGGTCTTGAGGGATACATTACAGATGAGCGGACAGAGGTGATAAGAGCAGCTCTTGAACATAAGGTTAATACGGTTTTGACCTCAAGTATGGGACGTCTTTTTGATGCGGTAGCCTCTCTGCTTGATATCGGACAAGTCAATCGCTATGAAGGAGAATGTGCTGCCAATCTGGAACGAGAAGCTGTATTAGCAATAAGAGAAAATATTAAGGGGACAGAACTTACCTTTGCAATTACTCCAAAAGGTGAGATAATAGAGGTGGATTCGGATCCGCTGTTAAGAGCAATCTGTGAGCAGAAAGCAGTGACAGATGCAAGAGCTCTAGCTTTAGGCTTTCATTATGCAGTCGCAGATATGATACTTAACGTATGTCTACGCCTTCGGGAGCGGTATCATACGGACCGGATCGCCATTAGCGGTGGGGTGTTCCAGAATTCTGTATTAACGGAGCAAACTTGCAGGCTACTTAGAGAGAATGGTTTTACCGTATATTATAATCTTGCAGTTCCGCCAAACGACGGCTGTATCAGTCTCGGTCAGACGTATGTGGGCTTAATGCAATATCAGGATATGAAATAG
- a CDS encoding HypC/HybG/HupF family hydrogenase formation chaperone: MCVAVPGKVVEINGDIAKINIMNNITEANIKLVSVELGDYVLIHAGCVLEVMKKEAAKEILDIFEELGETLIENS; this comes from the coding sequence ATGTGTGTTGCAGTACCCGGTAAAGTGGTTGAAATTAACGGTGATATCGCCAAAATCAATATTATGAATAATATAACAGAAGCAAATATTAAACTGGTATCCGTAGAGCTAGGGGATTATGTACTGATCCATGCCGGTTGTGTCCTTGAGGTAATGAAGAAAGAAGCAGCTAAGGAGATACTTGATATTTTTGAGGAATTAGGAGAGACATTAATTGAAAACTCTTGA
- the hypD gene encoding hydrogenase formation protein HypD, whose product MKTLEQIKDELKNYDGRPVKIMEVCGTHTGSIFKHGLRCLLSPKIQLISGPGCPVCVTNAAYIDKLVDYSLQEGHCVLTFGDMMKVKGSHMSLTEAKALGGKVDILYSPLSAVKLAMDNPGTQFIFAAVGFETTTPIYALIMDELIKNNIHNLRLLTSVKTIIPALEFICENEKEIDAFLCPGHVSVIIGSDAYDSLSKKYHKPCVIAGFEGEHILGAVYEIISQIKHQSFSVKNLYTSVVSGEGNIKAQELVNQYFEVVDDDWREIGVIPGSALRLKKDYEKYDAGSLLEAYVSVGPKCCRCSDVILGRIQPVECPLFSKVCSPLNAIGPCMVSVEGACGIWYKNRG is encoded by the coding sequence TTGAAAACTCTTGAGCAGATAAAAGATGAATTGAAAAATTATGACGGCAGGCCGGTTAAGATCATGGAAGTATGCGGAACTCATACGGGCAGTATCTTTAAGCACGGGTTACGTTGCTTGCTGTCACCGAAGATACAATTAATATCGGGCCCAGGATGTCCTGTCTGTGTTACCAATGCTGCTTATATTGATAAATTGGTTGACTATTCCTTACAGGAAGGGCATTGTGTGTTGACCTTTGGTGATATGATGAAGGTAAAGGGCAGTCATATGTCCTTAACAGAAGCGAAGGCACTTGGAGGAAAGGTTGACATTCTTTATTCCCCACTGTCGGCAGTTAAATTAGCGATGGATAATCCGGGGACACAGTTTATATTTGCAGCGGTAGGATTTGAGACAACAACTCCTATCTATGCATTAATTATGGATGAATTGATAAAGAATAATATACATAATTTAAGGCTGTTAACTTCAGTAAAGACGATTATCCCTGCCTTGGAATTCATCTGTGAAAATGAAAAGGAAATTGATGCATTTTTATGCCCCGGACATGTTAGTGTAATTATCGGCAGTGATGCTTATGATAGTCTTTCGAAAAAATATCACAAACCCTGTGTCATCGCTGGCTTTGAAGGTGAACACATTCTTGGTGCTGTATATGAGATTATAAGCCAGATTAAGCACCAGAGCTTTAGCGTTAAGAATCTCTACACCAGTGTAGTAAGTGGAGAAGGGAATATAAAGGCACAGGAGTTGGTAAATCAATATTTTGAAGTAGTGGATGATGACTGGAGAGAGATTGGGGTGATACCAGGATCTGCACTTCGGTTAAAGAAGGATTACGAGAAATATGATGCAGGAAGCCTACTGGAAGCCTATGTATCCGTCGGACCAAAGTGCTGCCGTTGCAGTGACGTTATCCTAGGCCGGATTCAACCAGTAGAATGCCCGTTATTCAGTAAGGTATGTTCTCCCCTCAATGCCATTGGGCCTTGTATGGTATCGGTGGAAGGTGCCTGTGGAATCTGGTATAAAAACAGAGGGTAA
- the hypE gene encoding hydrogenase expression/formation protein HypE, whose amino-acid sequence MKINMSYGSGGVQTSNLIHDIFLKHFNNSILNRLEDSAVLNVSGKIAYTTDSFVVTPMFFKGGDIGKLAVCGTVNDLTMMGAIPKYLTCGFILEEGTEIETVERIAESMARAAKEAKVKIVAGDTKVIEGKGGVYINTSGIGEIAVNGVSVSACKEGDAILLSGNLGEHHAAIMSERMGIQNEISSDCAPLTGILNKFIKEGIKVHFMRDVTRGGLATILNEITDSSNCGVEIEETALPISNEIRGFCDILGLDPLYMANEGKMIAVVPGKQAEKALEAMRSSVYGKNAAIIGRITEGKSVTMKTTLQGTRRIDVLYGEGLPRIC is encoded by the coding sequence ATGAAAATAAATATGTCTTATGGTAGTGGCGGGGTTCAAACTAGTAATCTGATCCACGATATCTTTTTAAAGCATTTTAACAATTCCATATTGAACCGATTGGAGGATTCCGCAGTTCTTAATGTATCTGGTAAAATTGCTTATACAACGGATTCCTTTGTGGTAACGCCTATGTTCTTCAAGGGCGGTGACATCGGTAAATTGGCAGTCTGCGGTACGGTCAACGATCTGACCATGATGGGAGCGATTCCGAAGTATCTGACCTGCGGATTCATATTAGAAGAGGGTACGGAAATTGAGACTGTGGAGCGGATTGCAGAGTCTATGGCAAGGGCAGCAAAGGAAGCAAAGGTGAAAATTGTTGCTGGTGATACCAAGGTAATCGAAGGTAAGGGCGGTGTATATATTAATACATCCGGAATTGGTGAGATCGCCGTAAATGGGGTAAGTGTGTCAGCTTGTAAGGAGGGGGACGCAATTCTTCTCTCTGGAAATCTTGGCGAGCACCATGCAGCAATCATGTCAGAGCGCATGGGAATACAAAATGAGATTTCTAGCGACTGTGCACCGTTAACAGGAATTCTAAACAAATTCATCAAAGAAGGGATAAAGGTTCATTTCATGAGAGATGTGACTAGAGGCGGACTTGCCACCATCTTAAATGAGATAACCGACAGCTCGAACTGTGGTGTCGAAATTGAAGAAACAGCACTGCCCATCAGTAATGAGATACGCGGCTTTTGTGATATCCTTGGGCTGGATCCATTATATATGGCTAATGAAGGCAAGATGATCGCCGTAGTTCCTGGAAAACAGGCAGAGAAGGCTCTGGAGGCCATGAGAAGTAGCGTCTATGGTAAGAATGCGGCAATCATCGGCAGAATAACAGAAGGAAAAAGTGTTACCATGAAGACCACTTTACAGGGAACCCGAAGAATTGATGTTCTTTACGGAGAAGGTCTGCCGAGAATATGCTAG
- a CDS encoding PucR family transcriptional regulator produces MTFTKLIERISEEYSIDILSQGEDLEIQDVALIDNKHDNAIRTTLYFGYDKQLTNAVSVPYQCIIARTDLAAPPLSTVGNIALVSEDSLFTIFNDAKALIETTRKGIGIFEELTALADKTHNIEAVIDAASVRLGNSLLFCDMNFKIIASSTSVPVLDPLWKENTKQGYCCYEFISEVKELKSIRNASQTTAAVEVTCIKSPYRKLSSKVFHNQTQIGFLLMIEGENNFLPYHFEMLSIISHVISYTIAYYTPNLFEKNSLYHELLYDMLIGAPEKDIMPRLAELHFPDKMLVLFIRPTKYLGLQYLKSSVCKNLKIQIPGTHVTYHKNGIVAVIPLKEDTEMNLMLLELLKCFSKKEHIRIGISNSFACIENFVSHYEQAHAALKLGHKLNPEGLVYHYQNYQIFDLFSEAKNPDKLGRFCHPALAVLRQYDHENSSQLYKTLCVFINKGCNIKLTSESLFIHRNSLVYRLNRITELSQVDLSDINTLFLLRLSFLIDQYNEQNKSSAKSFQPNNALTI; encoded by the coding sequence ATGACATTTACGAAGTTAATAGAAAGAATTTCAGAAGAATATTCAATTGATATCCTATCCCAAGGGGAAGATTTAGAAATACAGGATGTTGCTTTGATTGATAATAAACATGATAATGCGATTAGGACTACTCTTTACTTTGGTTATGACAAACAATTAACAAACGCTGTGTCGGTTCCATATCAATGCATAATTGCTCGCACGGATCTTGCAGCGCCTCCCCTTTCCACTGTGGGTAATATTGCTTTAGTATCGGAAGACTCTTTATTTACTATATTCAACGATGCAAAAGCTTTGATTGAAACGACTCGTAAAGGGATTGGAATTTTTGAGGAACTTACTGCTCTCGCAGATAAAACCCATAACATTGAAGCCGTTATTGATGCTGCCTCTGTAAGGCTTGGAAATTCTTTACTATTCTGTGATATGAACTTTAAAATCATTGCCAGTTCTACTTCTGTCCCTGTCCTCGATCCTCTTTGGAAAGAGAATACGAAACAGGGATACTGCTGCTATGAATTTATTAGTGAAGTAAAAGAATTGAAATCTATACGTAACGCTTCTCAGACTACAGCCGCTGTTGAAGTTACCTGCATCAAATCCCCTTACCGTAAGTTAAGCAGTAAAGTTTTTCATAATCAAACTCAGATTGGGTTCTTATTGATGATTGAAGGAGAGAACAATTTTCTTCCTTACCATTTTGAAATGCTAAGCATAATAAGCCATGTTATTAGCTACACCATAGCGTACTATACACCTAACCTTTTTGAAAAAAACAGCCTTTATCATGAATTATTATATGATATGCTGATTGGTGCGCCTGAAAAGGATATCATGCCAAGACTGGCAGAACTACATTTTCCTGACAAAATGCTGGTTCTATTCATTCGTCCTACAAAATATCTTGGACTACAGTACTTAAAAAGCTCTGTATGCAAGAATCTGAAAATACAGATTCCCGGTACCCATGTTACTTATCATAAAAACGGTATTGTGGCGGTAATTCCGTTAAAGGAAGATACTGAAATGAATTTAATGTTACTAGAACTATTGAAATGCTTTTCAAAAAAGGAACACATACGAATTGGAATCAGTAATTCTTTTGCTTGTATTGAAAACTTTGTAAGCCATTATGAACAAGCCCATGCTGCATTAAAGTTGGGTCATAAATTAAACCCGGAAGGTTTGGTATACCACTATCAAAATTATCAGATTTTTGATTTGTTTTCGGAAGCAAAGAATCCCGATAAATTAGGACGGTTCTGCCATCCTGCTCTGGCAGTTCTCCGTCAGTATGACCATGAAAACAGTTCCCAGCTGTATAAGACCTTATGTGTCTTCATAAATAAGGGATGTAACATTAAATTAACTTCAGAAAGTTTATTTATTCACCGAAATTCACTTGTCTACCGTTTAAATCGTATCACTGAATTAAGCCAGGTTGACCTTTCAGACATTAATACGCTTTTCCTGCTTCGACTTTCTTTCCTCATTGACCAGTATAATGAGCAAAATAAAAGCTCGGCTAAATCCTTTCAGCCTAATAATGCATTAACAATTTAA
- a CDS encoding oxidoreductase, producing MYNKLFEVGSIGKVTIKNRLVMSPMGCGLANLDGTPSEDMIEFYEARAIGGAGIIIPEITRINDVHGAGLMRQLSVTKDSHIGPLAELAKAVHKHGSKIFIQLHHPGRETVSALLGGQPVVAPSPIPCKLVKQETRALTIDEIKELISQFIAGAVRVKKAGCDGVELHAAHGYLLHQFLSPYTNKREDEYGGSFENRLRIIIEIINGIRKECGPDFPIGIRLSVEEFLDKTGVTEEYIHIQDGVKIAMALEQAGIDFLDISCGLYETGMTCIEPISFPQGWRHDMLLAVKSHLKIPVIGVSVFRDPAVAEKFLEEGVVDFISMGRSWNADEEWGKKVLEGREKELRKCISCLRCFESLNEYNAAGIPPECALNPRYARERKYGNLVHDTKGHTAVVVGGGPAGMCAAQTLALRGVKVTLLDRQSELGGTVNLAKKPPLKERMQWIADYYNGEFKRIGVEVKLNTEATADMIMEYKPDAVILATGSNSIIPGKIPGIMGNNVFTVESVLSGKSALKGEKVAVIGAGLTGLETAEYLFEEGNQVTIIDMLDKPAPNANHTNVADVCGRLAKSGVEYLLGHSLKEIKTDSILLERLEDHAEVNVSADAVVLSLGFRPDQSLVSELEAKGVEVKVIGSAIKDGTIAPAVRTGYEVGRDLFTEKQKAPSFLTSKEEIQNFGKISLMDNQEGLYISYLTDPAAIAKILPPPLKPFSMPVVTLSICHVNNPSFADDYYEAILGVYATYGKSLGLYTMGLVLGGPGAEMAVQCGRDNGSIPKKLGGEFVIRRNGDTVTAGVTRRGTQLVEATMKLGEYNNPLAAALYQLPAAGKQTFGGGFYFHFDRMPDENGVSHFLNGALLMNQCEYNYQSWEPGNVALNLKSSIDDPWAELPVNTIIGGAYSKNSLLVHKLNLVEKLEANDVIPYLLTGRYDRTAFMETGRI from the coding sequence ATGTATAACAAATTATTTGAAGTGGGAAGCATTGGAAAGGTAACTATTAAGAATCGTTTGGTCATGTCACCAATGGGATGTGGACTTGCCAATCTTGATGGGACACCGTCTGAAGACATGATTGAATTTTATGAAGCGAGAGCAATTGGCGGTGCAGGAATCATTATACCAGAGATTACCCGTATCAATGATGTGCATGGAGCAGGGCTTATGAGGCAGCTGTCCGTCACAAAAGACAGTCATATCGGTCCACTGGCTGAACTTGCGAAAGCAGTACATAAGCATGGTAGCAAGATATTTATACAGTTGCATCATCCTGGACGTGAAACGGTGTCTGCACTTCTTGGCGGACAGCCAGTAGTTGCACCGTCCCCTATTCCTTGTAAATTAGTAAAACAGGAGACACGTGCACTTACCATAGATGAAATAAAAGAATTGATTTCGCAGTTTATCGCAGGTGCAGTAAGAGTTAAAAAAGCAGGTTGTGACGGCGTAGAATTACACGCAGCACATGGATATCTGTTGCATCAGTTTCTGTCTCCTTATACAAATAAAAGAGAAGACGAATACGGCGGAAGTTTTGAAAATCGCCTAAGGATTATTATTGAAATTATCAATGGAATTCGGAAAGAATGTGGTCCTGATTTCCCAATAGGTATTCGATTAAGTGTAGAAGAATTTTTAGATAAGACAGGTGTAACAGAAGAGTATATCCATATTCAGGATGGTGTAAAAATTGCCATGGCTTTAGAGCAGGCAGGTATTGACTTTCTTGATATCAGCTGCGGATTATATGAAACAGGTATGACCTGTATTGAACCTATTTCTTTTCCACAGGGTTGGAGACATGACATGCTTTTAGCAGTAAAAAGTCATTTAAAAATTCCAGTCATCGGTGTATCTGTATTTAGAGACCCTGCAGTAGCGGAAAAATTCCTGGAAGAAGGTGTAGTAGATTTTATTTCCATGGGACGTTCTTGGAATGCCGATGAAGAGTGGGGTAAAAAAGTACTGGAAGGAAGAGAAAAAGAATTACGCAAATGCATCTCTTGCCTACGTTGCTTTGAAAGTCTGAATGAATATAATGCTGCCGGTATACCGCCGGAATGTGCACTAAACCCAAGATATGCAAGAGAACGGAAATATGGGAACCTTGTTCACGATACCAAAGGACACACTGCAGTAGTTGTTGGCGGTGGGCCAGCAGGAATGTGTGCAGCACAAACCCTTGCCCTCCGTGGTGTAAAAGTAACTTTGCTTGACCGTCAAAGTGAACTTGGAGGAACTGTTAATCTGGCTAAGAAACCACCGTTAAAAGAACGTATGCAGTGGATTGCTGATTACTATAACGGTGAATTTAAGCGTATTGGAGTAGAAGTAAAGTTAAATACGGAAGCAACTGCAGATATGATTATGGAATATAAACCAGATGCAGTAATTCTTGCTACAGGCTCTAACTCCATTATTCCTGGGAAAATTCCTGGTATAATGGGCAACAACGTATTTACGGTGGAATCGGTACTGTCAGGTAAATCAGCATTAAAAGGGGAAAAAGTAGCTGTTATCGGTGCAGGACTTACAGGACTAGAGACTGCAGAATATCTTTTTGAAGAGGGAAATCAGGTTACCATTATTGATATGCTTGACAAGCCTGCCCCCAATGCAAACCATACCAATGTAGCTGATGTCTGTGGCCGCTTGGCTAAATCCGGTGTAGAATATTTGCTAGGACATTCTTTAAAAGAGATAAAAACGGATAGTATTTTATTGGAGAGATTGGAAGACCATGCAGAAGTAAATGTATCTGCAGATGCAGTCGTACTTTCTCTTGGATTTAGACCGGATCAATCTTTGGTTTCTGAATTAGAAGCAAAGGGTGTAGAGGTGAAAGTAATAGGAAGTGCCATAAAAGATGGAACTATCGCTCCTGCAGTACGTACAGGTTATGAAGTAGGAAGGGATTTATTTACGGAAAAACAAAAAGCTCCAAGCTTTCTAACGTCCAAAGAGGAAATACAAAACTTCGGTAAGATATCTCTCATGGATAATCAGGAGGGACTCTACATCAGCTATCTTACTGACCCGGCAGCAATTGCAAAGATACTGCCTCCACCATTGAAACCATTTTCTATGCCGGTGGTTACCTTATCCATCTGTCATGTTAATAATCCATCATTTGCAGATGACTACTATGAAGCAATTTTGGGAGTTTATGCAACCTATGGTAAGTCACTTGGATTATATACGATGGGGCTGGTACTTGGCGGACCAGGAGCCGAGATGGCAGTACAATGCGGCCGTGATAATGGCAGTATTCCAAAGAAACTGGGAGGAGAATTTGTCATCCGAAGAAATGGTGATACGGTAACAGCAGGAGTAACCAGAAGAGGAACACAGCTTGTAGAAGCAACCATGAAATTAGGTGAGTATAATAATCCTCTGGCGGCTGCTCTCTATCAATTACCTGCAGCAGGTAAGCAGACATTTGGAGGCGGTTTCTATTTCCATTTTGATCGTATGCCGGATGAAAACGGAGTATCTCATTTCCTAAACGGAGCATTGCTTATGAATCAATGTGAATATAATTATCAATCATGGGAACCAGGAAATGTTGCGCTCAATTTAAAATCAAGCATTGATGACCCATGGGCAGAGCTACCGGTTAACACCATAATAGGTGGTGCTTATTCAAAGAACAGTTTGTTAGTACACAAACTTAATTTAGTAGAAAAGTTAGAAGCCAATGATGTAATTCCATATTTGTTAACCGGACGCTATGACCGTACGGCATTTATGGAAACAGGTCGTATTTAA
- a CDS encoding SDR family NAD(P)-dependent oxidoreductase has product MEKLFDLTGKVAVVTGASSGLGADAALAYAKAGADVALLARRIEKLNEVKAEIEKIGRKVVAVGCDVTNEESVKTAMQTVIDTFGHIDILLNNAGIAVRGGVDSMSVEDWDKSYDTNVKGIFLASKYVVPQMKERGYGKIINIASVNAVVADKFDAFIRHSYNSSKAAVVGLTRGMAASYARYGITVNAIGPALFESEMTSDTLFKSEEFLNKYNTMNPAGRPGRKGELNGTVLYLSSDSSSYVQGQFIIVDGGGALV; this is encoded by the coding sequence ATGGAAAAACTGTTTGATCTAACTGGAAAAGTAGCTGTAGTAACAGGAGCAAGTTCAGGGCTTGGAGCAGATGCGGCACTTGCCTATGCAAAAGCTGGAGCAGATGTTGCATTACTGGCAAGACGTATAGAAAAGCTTAATGAAGTAAAAGCAGAAATTGAGAAAATAGGAAGAAAGGTAGTTGCAGTTGGATGTGATGTTACAAATGAGGAAAGTGTAAAAACAGCGATGCAAACTGTGATTGATACCTTCGGCCACATTGATATTTTGCTAAATAATGCAGGAATTGCTGTTCGTGGTGGAGTAGACAGTATGTCAGTGGAGGATTGGGATAAATCCTATGATACAAATGTGAAGGGAATCTTTTTAGCAAGCAAATATGTAGTTCCACAAATGAAGGAAAGAGGCTATGGTAAAATTATTAATATCGCATCCGTAAATGCAGTAGTTGCGGATAAGTTTGATGCATTTATCAGACATTCCTATAATTCCTCCAAAGCTGCAGTGGTTGGCTTAACAAGAGGAATGGCAGCTTCCTATGCAAGATATGGTATCACAGTGAATGCCATTGGACCAGCACTTTTTGAGAGTGAAATGACGAGTGATACCTTATTTAAGTCAGAAGAATTTTTGAACAAATATAATACAATGAACCCAGCAGGACGTCCGGGAAGAAAAGGGGAATTAAATGGTACGGTTCTCTATCTTTCCAGTGATAGCTCCAGTTATGTTCAAGGCCAGTTCATAATCGTAGATGGTGGCGGAGCCCTTGTATAG